A genomic region of Acidimicrobiia bacterium contains the following coding sequences:
- a CDS encoding helix-turn-helix domain-containing protein — translation MTTDDWRTEPVIALSEAIASLSDAEEVAGLLRDLCTRREITEMASRWQIVRLLDSGMSYRDIAQQTGASTATVTRVSQWFHHGTGGYQLALNRQQEES, via the coding sequence ATGACGACCGATGACTGGAGAACCGAACCGGTAATCGCCTTGAGCGAGGCGATCGCTTCGCTGAGCGATGCCGAGGAAGTCGCTGGCCTTCTTCGGGACCTGTGCACACGCAGGGAGATAACCGAAATGGCGAGCCGCTGGCAAATCGTACGCCTGCTTGACAGTGGAATGTCCTATCGGGACATCGCCCAACAAACCGGGGCTTCCACCGCCACCGTCACAAGGGTCAGTCAGTGGTTTCATCATGGAACGGGCGGCTACCAGCTCGCTCTCAATCGTCAACAGGAAGAATCATGA